Proteins co-encoded in one Haloarcula pelagica genomic window:
- the thrC gene encoding threonine synthase encodes MADLQLTDRVPAEADDGVWLACIECGESFAPFAEIRYTCDHCDGLLEARYAELPTWEDFEDEGRGVWRYHDALPFAEGVTLPEGDTPLHEVPRLKDDIGVANLRIKHEGMNPTGSFKDRGMTVGVRVAQEVGVDRLACASTGNTSAALAAYGARGGMETLVLLPAGKVAAGKIAQASLHGARILEVDGNFDQCLDIVQDLASRGEAYLLNSLNPFRLEGQKTIGLEIMEEFYADNGEYPDRIVLPVGNAGNTAALYKCFRELVKAGAITEDQVPKLTGVQAEGAAPMVEAIREGNDETRRWDDVETIATAIRIGNPVNAPKALPGIRETGGTAVAVSDEEITAAQRALAGEGVGVEPASAASVAGLRKLRREGDVGADESVVCLTTGHLLKDPDAAAKAGVDPEPVPNDTDAVLEHIDEGSSVVETVRRQAAKAADSPLPALIAGGLGAAYLYRKLRSK; translated from the coding sequence ATGGCCGATCTGCAACTGACCGACCGCGTTCCCGCGGAAGCCGACGACGGCGTCTGGCTCGCCTGTATCGAGTGTGGGGAGTCGTTCGCTCCCTTCGCCGAGATCCGCTACACCTGCGACCACTGTGACGGACTGCTCGAAGCCCGCTACGCCGAGCTCCCGACCTGGGAGGACTTCGAAGACGAGGGGCGTGGCGTCTGGCGCTACCACGACGCACTGCCCTTTGCGGAGGGCGTGACGCTTCCCGAGGGGGACACGCCGCTGCACGAGGTTCCGCGACTGAAAGACGACATCGGCGTCGCGAACCTCCGGATCAAACACGAGGGGATGAACCCCACCGGGTCGTTCAAGGACCGCGGGATGACCGTCGGGGTCCGGGTCGCACAGGAGGTCGGCGTCGACCGGCTGGCGTGTGCCTCGACGGGCAACACGTCGGCGGCGCTCGCCGCCTACGGCGCCCGCGGCGGGATGGAGACGCTGGTCTTGCTGCCGGCCGGCAAGGTCGCGGCCGGCAAGATCGCCCAGGCCAGTCTCCACGGTGCCCGTATCCTCGAAGTCGACGGGAACTTCGACCAGTGTCTCGACATCGTCCAGGACCTCGCGAGCCGCGGCGAGGCGTACCTCCTGAACTCGCTGAACCCCTTCCGTCTGGAGGGCCAGAAGACGATCGGTCTGGAGATCATGGAGGAGTTCTACGCCGACAACGGCGAGTACCCCGACCGGATCGTCCTGCCGGTGGGCAACGCCGGCAACACCGCGGCGCTGTACAAGTGTTTCCGCGAACTCGTCAAGGCCGGTGCCATCACCGAGGACCAGGTCCCGAAACTCACCGGCGTCCAGGCCGAGGGCGCGGCGCCGATGGTCGAGGCGATCCGGGAGGGCAACGACGAGACCCGGCGCTGGGACGATGTCGAGACGATCGCGACGGCGATCCGTATCGGCAACCCGGTCAACGCCCCGAAGGCGCTGCCGGGCATCCGCGAGACCGGCGGGACCGCCGTCGCCGTCTCCGACGAGGAGATCACCGCGGCACAGCGCGCCCTCGCCGGCGAGGGCGTCGGCGTCGAACCCGCGTCGGCCGCCTCCGTCGCCGGCCTGCGGAAACTCCGTCGCGAGGGCGACGTCGGGGCCGACGAGTCCGTCGTCTGTCTGACCACCGGCCACCTGCTCAAAGACCCCGACGCCGCCGCGAAGGCGGGTGTCGACCCCGAGCCGGTGCCAAACGACACCGACGCCGTTCTGGAGCACATCGACGAGGGGTCGTCGGTCGTCGAGACGGTCCGTCGACAGGCCGCGAAGGCCGCCGACTCGCCGCTGCCGGCACTGATCGCCGGCGGGCTCGGCGCCGCGTATCTCTACCGGAAGCTCCGCTCGAAGTAA
- a CDS encoding metallophosphoesterase family protein, giving the protein MKLGVLSDIHGNRVALRAVLADMPSVDMLVCAGDVVGYNPWHADCVDAMRGVGDHAGYPDEEVPTVMGNHDRAVADTTPFAFNGMAKAGVEHATEQLDDEQLAWLAALPDERRVCDGRVKLVHGHPDDPDHYTYPDEFGPDLLDDEAVLVMGHTHRQHHERYEEGVVMNPGSVGQPRDGDHRAAYAVLDLETLSVDEHRVAYDTDTVIHAVSDAGLPREIGFRLTQGR; this is encoded by the coding sequence ATGAAACTCGGCGTTCTCTCCGATATCCACGGGAATCGGGTGGCACTCCGGGCGGTGCTGGCCGACATGCCGTCGGTCGACATGCTCGTCTGTGCCGGCGACGTGGTGGGGTACAACCCCTGGCACGCCGACTGCGTCGACGCGATGCGGGGGGTCGGCGACCACGCCGGCTACCCCGACGAGGAAGTGCCGACGGTGATGGGCAACCACGACCGCGCGGTCGCGGACACGACACCGTTCGCGTTCAACGGGATGGCGAAAGCCGGCGTCGAACACGCGACCGAACAGCTCGACGACGAGCAACTGGCGTGGCTCGCCGCTCTCCCCGACGAGCGCCGCGTCTGTGACGGTCGTGTGAAACTGGTCCACGGCCACCCCGACGACCCCGATCACTACACATATCCCGACGAGTTCGGCCCGGACCTGCTTGACGACGAAGCCGTCCTCGTCATGGGTCACACCCACCGCCAGCACCACGAGCGCTACGAGGAGGGCGTCGTGATGAACCCCGGCAGCGTCGGCCAGCCCCGCGACGGCGACCATCGGGCGGCCTACGCAGTGCTCGACCTGGAGACCCTCTCGGTCGACGAACACCGGGTGGCCTACGACACCGACACCGTCATCCACGCGGTCTCGGACGCGGGGCTCCCCCGCGAGATCGGCTTCCGGCTGACCCAGGGCCGGTGA
- the fer gene encoding ferredoxin Fer: MESPYDILGLDEDADDREIVDAYRRRVKEVHPDQGGSIEAFQEVKTAYERIQNGWEPGEPVPEPTPEPEPPEPAGPTVEYLNYEVVEDHGWSLDDDDLFEKADRLTLSRADYGEFELDADSNESLLEAAEGRGYAWPFACRGGACTNCAVAVVDGEMPSPKSHILPSDLLEKGIRLSCLTAPTTDAKIVYNVKHMPEVGDLLLPASRFEQASTD; the protein is encoded by the coding sequence GTGGAGTCCCCATACGACATTCTGGGTCTCGACGAGGACGCCGACGACCGGGAGATCGTCGACGCCTACCGCCGTCGGGTCAAGGAGGTCCACCCCGACCAGGGCGGGTCGATCGAGGCGTTTCAGGAGGTCAAGACCGCCTACGAACGGATCCAGAACGGCTGGGAGCCCGGCGAACCCGTCCCGGAACCGACCCCCGAACCCGAGCCGCCGGAACCGGCCGGCCCCACCGTCGAGTACCTCAACTACGAGGTGGTCGAGGACCACGGCTGGTCGCTCGACGACGACGACCTCTTCGAGAAGGCCGACCGGCTGACCCTCTCGCGGGCCGACTACGGGGAGTTCGAACTGGACGCCGACAGCAACGAGTCGCTGCTGGAAGCCGCCGAGGGCCGCGGGTACGCCTGGCCCTTCGCCTGTCGGGGCGGCGCCTGTACGAACTGTGCGGTCGCGGTCGTCGACGGCGAGATGCCCTCACCCAAGAGTCACATCTTACCGTCGGACCTGCTCGAGAAGGGGATTCGCCTGTCCTGTCTCACCGCGCCGACGACCGACGCGAAGATCGTCTACAACGTCAAGCACATGCCCGAGGTCGGCGACCTGCTCCTGCCGGCCAGCCGGTTCGAACAGGCCTCGACCGACTAG
- the argF gene encoding ornithine carbamoyltransferase: MPTHLLDVDDLTTEELTAVLDRAAEIKGDGADDPLHQQTLGMIFEKPSTRTRVSFETGMTQLGGHAVFLGPDDIHLGHGEPVKDTSRALSRYVDFVMARVFDHADVVELAEYADVPVINALTDDAHPCQTLADLLTIREQFGDFDVSVAWVGDGNNVCQSFVLGAAMAGIDLTVATPEGYEVDDDVLERAAGFDNAPETTHDPQAAVADADLVYTDVFVSMGQEDRREEKLADFDGFQVTTDLLGDRPLMHCLPAHRGEEVTDEVVESDNAIVWDQAENRLHAQNGLLVWLAEQ, translated from the coding sequence ATGCCCACGCACCTGCTCGATGTCGACGACCTGACGACCGAGGAACTGACTGCGGTGCTCGACCGCGCCGCCGAGATCAAAGGCGACGGGGCCGACGACCCCCTCCACCAGCAGACGCTGGGGATGATCTTCGAGAAGCCGTCGACCCGGACACGGGTCTCCTTCGAGACCGGGATGACACAACTGGGCGGCCACGCCGTCTTCCTCGGCCCCGACGACATCCACCTGGGCCACGGCGAACCGGTCAAGGACACCTCTCGTGCGCTCTCCCGGTACGTCGACTTCGTGATGGCCCGCGTCTTCGACCACGCGGACGTGGTGGAACTGGCCGAGTACGCCGACGTGCCGGTGATCAACGCCCTGACCGACGACGCCCACCCCTGCCAGACGCTGGCGGACCTGCTGACGATCCGCGAGCAGTTCGGTGACTTCGACGTGTCGGTCGCCTGGGTCGGCGACGGCAACAACGTCTGCCAGTCGTTCGTCCTGGGCGCGGCGATGGCGGGGATCGACCTCACCGTCGCCACGCCCGAGGGCTACGAGGTCGACGACGACGTGCTGGAACGGGCAGCCGGCTTCGACAACGCGCCCGAGACGACCCACGATCCGCAGGCGGCCGTCGCCGACGCCGACCTCGTCTACACCGATGTCTTCGTCAGCATGGGCCAGGAGGACCGCCGCGAGGAGAAACTCGCCGACTTCGACGGGTTCCAGGTCACGACGGACCTGCTCGGCGACCGCCCGCTCATGCACTGCCTGCCCGCCCACCGCGGCGAGGAGGTCACCGACGAGGTCGTCGAGTCGGACAACGCCATCGTGTGGGACCAGGCCGAGAACCGGCTCCACGCGCAGAACGGGCTGCTGGTGTGGCTGGCCGAACAGTAG
- a CDS encoding helix-turn-helix domain-containing protein produces MAVSRNQLPESMVDDEPALDEVMACVFGVQAHEVRTYQALLSAPGSTVEELAAALDRDRSNVNRSLSTLLDKGLASRERRLLDGGGHVYQYTATPGPEARQLMHETLEQWTAAVHDRIDEFAAGTE; encoded by the coding sequence ATGGCAGTCTCCAGGAACCAGCTCCCCGAGTCGATGGTCGACGACGAACCGGCGCTCGACGAGGTGATGGCCTGTGTCTTCGGCGTCCAGGCACACGAGGTCCGGACCTACCAGGCGCTGCTCTCGGCTCCGGGCAGTACCGTCGAGGAACTCGCGGCGGCGCTCGACCGGGACCGCTCGAACGTCAACCGCTCGCTGTCGACGCTTCTGGACAAGGGGCTTGCGAGCCGCGAACGGCGGCTGCTCGACGGCGGCGGCCACGTCTACCAGTACACCGCGACGCCGGGTCCGGAGGCCCGGCAACTGATGCACGAGACGCTCGAACAGTGGACCGCGGCCGTCCACGACCGCATCGACGAGTTCGCGGCCGGCACGGAGTGA
- a CDS encoding LLM class oxidoreductase, with amino-acid sequence MTDCHEHAGFSRLFAGSELTVGTGFPLTGDAESRPAVERETALIEHAESLGYAGLWARDVPLYWPRFGDAGQTFDPWTWLSHAAAHSSDIALGTASVVLPLRHPLHVAKQAASLDRLSGGRFVMGVATGDRDPEFPAFGVDHDDRGELFRESVDTLRTAWREDFPEASGSWGHLDGELDVVPKPIEGTVPLLPTGNARQSVEWLGEHGDGWLFYHLPTDTLESYLADWREAASEKPYAMAMQVALTEDPTADPEPVHQGYRAGSEWFVEYLRDLDALGVDHLIVSTPGDEPEAELTRFAERVLERV; translated from the coding sequence GTGACCGACTGCCACGAACACGCGGGCTTTTCGCGCCTGTTCGCGGGGAGCGAACTCACCGTGGGCACGGGGTTCCCCCTGACGGGCGACGCCGAGTCACGCCCCGCTGTCGAGCGGGAGACGGCGCTGATCGAACACGCCGAGTCGCTGGGCTACGCCGGATTGTGGGCCAGGGACGTGCCGCTGTACTGGCCCCGGTTTGGCGACGCCGGCCAGACGTTCGACCCATGGACGTGGCTGAGCCACGCCGCCGCCCACAGCAGCGACATCGCGCTCGGGACCGCGAGTGTCGTCCTGCCCCTTCGGCATCCGCTGCACGTCGCCAAGCAGGCCGCCTCGCTGGACCGGCTCTCCGGGGGTCGGTTCGTCATGGGCGTCGCGACCGGGGACCGTGACCCGGAGTTCCCCGCCTTCGGCGTCGATCACGACGACCGGGGCGAGCTGTTCCGGGAGTCCGTCGACACGCTGCGGACGGCCTGGCGCGAGGACTTTCCCGAGGCGTCCGGTTCGTGGGGCCACCTCGACGGGGAGCTCGACGTGGTGCCGAAACCGATCGAGGGGACGGTCCCGCTGCTCCCGACGGGCAACGCCCGCCAGTCCGTCGAGTGGCTCGGCGAGCACGGCGACGGCTGGCTGTTCTATCACCTGCCGACGGACACGCTGGAGTCGTATCTGGCCGACTGGCGCGAGGCCGCCAGCGAGAAACCGTACGCGATGGCGATGCAGGTGGCGCTCACCGAGGACCCGACGGCCGACCCGGAACCGGTCCACCAGGGGTATCGGGCCGGCAGCGAGTGGTTCGTCGAGTACCTCCGGGACCTGGACGCGCTCGGCGTCGACCACCTGATCGTCTCGACGCCCGGCGACGAGCCGGAAGCGGAACTGACGCGGTTCGCCGAGCGAGTGTTAGAGCGGGTGTGA
- a CDS encoding ferredoxin, with amino-acid sequence MRIEYDRDTCIGMFQCVAEWDAFERDEDAGKAVLTDSEEASEGTFVREVPEDAELDAKFAARACPVDAIAVYDDDGEQLV; translated from the coding sequence ATGCGTATCGAGTACGACCGTGACACCTGTATCGGGATGTTCCAGTGTGTCGCCGAGTGGGACGCCTTCGAGCGGGACGAGGACGCGGGCAAAGCCGTACTGACGGACAGCGAGGAGGCGTCAGAAGGGACGTTCGTCCGCGAGGTGCCCGAGGACGCCGAACTGGACGCGAAGTTCGCCGCACGGGCCTGTCCGGTCGACGCCATCGCCGTCTACGACGACGACGGCGAGCAACTCGTCTGA
- a CDS encoding response regulator yields the protein MRGAGEPDGQTVTADTVRVLLVDDEADLADVVALHLEQRRDSFAVTTATGGQAALSAFEATEIDCVVSDYEMPGMDGLALLREIHQRDESVPFILYTGRGSEEIASEGISAGVTDYLQKRATSDQYDVLANRIENAVARHRSERARQETELRYRNLVEASPHAIFVHRGPNILYANDSVVDLLDIDDRTEIYGTDPLSYVHPEDRDRIERRMHQALDERESAGWAAWQLRRGDRDIRHVESRGTPISYDGQPAVQVVLRDVTDQRRREQRLEALNDATRQLLTADTPEVIARVAVDTVETVFDESLAAVWTYRPEADRLTALAVTEAATERASDATDGTGTTNPTQGDLEMQVFEAGEPRLVEDYADHDDAMTTAFETVFLLPLDDHGLLSVAALEPDAFSDADRDLLGILARSVVAAFDRLSP from the coding sequence ATGCGAGGGGCCGGTGAACCCGATGGACAGACCGTCACTGCCGATACCGTCCGCGTGTTGCTCGTCGACGACGAGGCCGATCTCGCCGATGTCGTCGCGCTGCATCTCGAACAGCGCCGTGACTCGTTTGCCGTGACGACCGCCACCGGCGGCCAGGCCGCGCTGTCGGCGTTCGAGGCGACCGAGATCGACTGTGTCGTCAGCGACTACGAGATGCCGGGCATGGACGGCCTCGCGCTGCTGCGGGAGATCCACCAGCGCGACGAGTCGGTCCCTTTCATCCTCTACACCGGTCGCGGGAGCGAGGAGATCGCGAGCGAGGGGATCTCGGCCGGCGTCACCGACTACCTCCAGAAGCGGGCGACCAGCGACCAGTACGACGTGCTGGCGAACCGGATCGAGAACGCCGTGGCGCGACATCGCTCCGAGCGGGCGCGACAGGAGACGGAACTGCGCTACCGCAACCTGGTCGAGGCGTCGCCACACGCGATCTTCGTCCACCGCGGTCCGAACATCCTCTATGCCAACGACTCCGTCGTCGACCTGCTGGACATCGATGACCGGACCGAGATCTACGGCACCGATCCGCTCTCGTACGTCCACCCCGAGGACCGCGACCGGATCGAACGGCGGATGCACCAGGCCCTCGACGAGCGCGAGAGCGCCGGCTGGGCGGCCTGGCAGTTGCGACGTGGGGACCGCGATATCCGCCACGTCGAGAGCCGTGGGACGCCCATCTCCTACGACGGCCAGCCCGCGGTCCAGGTGGTGTTACGGGACGTGACCGACCAGCGGCGACGGGAGCAGCGCCTCGAAGCGCTCAACGACGCGACCCGGCAGTTGCTGACGGCCGACACGCCCGAGGTGATCGCCCGGGTCGCGGTCGACACTGTCGAGACAGTGTTCGACGAGTCCCTCGCGGCTGTGTGGACGTACCGCCCGGAGGCCGACCGGCTGACCGCGCTGGCGGTGACCGAGGCCGCGACCGAGCGTGCGAGCGACGCGACCGACGGGACCGGCACCACGAACCCCACCCAGGGCGACCTGGAGATGCAGGTCTTCGAGGCCGGCGAACCGCGGCTCGTCGAAGACTACGCCGACCACGACGACGCCATGACGACCGCCTTCGAGACGGTGTTCCTGCTCCCGCTCGACGACCACGGACTGCTCAGCGTCGCGGCCCTCGAACCGGACGCGTTCTCCGACGCCGACAGGGACCTGCTGGGCATCCTGGCCCGCTCGGTCGTGGCGGCGTTCGACAGGCTCTCGCCGTAG
- a CDS encoding aspartate kinase: MRVVAKFGGTSLGNGDRINRAADSIAAAVEQGHEVAVVASAMGNTTDELLDGIEYDAADEDRAEIVSMGERTSVRMLKGALAARGIEAVFLEPGSEDWPIITDEYGEVDVEKTQKRAHALAGQLKDVVPVMTGFLAEDHHGSVTTLGRGGSDTSAVMMGNYMDADEVVIVTDVEGVMTGDPRVVEGARNVGEISVDELRSLSFRGAEVVAPSALSYKDAALGVRVVHYQHGDLLTGGTSIEGEFQNLIDLQENPVACVTVAGRAIRNSPGILAELSGAIAQEDINIEANSSGMDSLTFYVDADDADDAEALLHDKVVDDETLSSVTVEDGIAVIRVTGGDPSQPDLARRVVDPVSNAHIHLYDVITSATSVSVFVPWDDREQALELIQEVF; encoded by the coding sequence ATGCGCGTAGTCGCCAAGTTCGGCGGGACGAGTCTCGGTAACGGGGACCGAATCAACCGTGCCGCGGACTCGATCGCGGCCGCCGTCGAGCAGGGCCACGAGGTCGCCGTCGTCGCGTCGGCGATGGGGAACACGACCGACGAACTGCTGGACGGAATCGAGTACGACGCCGCCGACGAGGACCGCGCCGAGATCGTCTCGATGGGCGAGCGGACCTCCGTCCGGATGCTCAAGGGGGCGCTGGCCGCCCGCGGGATCGAAGCGGTGTTCCTGGAACCCGGCAGCGAAGACTGGCCGATCATCACCGACGAGTACGGCGAGGTCGATGTCGAGAAGACCCAGAAGCGCGCTCACGCGCTGGCCGGCCAGCTGAAAGATGTCGTGCCCGTCATGACGGGCTTTCTCGCCGAGGACCACCACGGCAGCGTGACGACGCTGGGCCGTGGCGGCTCGGACACCTCCGCGGTGATGATGGGCAACTACATGGACGCCGACGAAGTCGTCATCGTCACCGACGTTGAGGGCGTCATGACCGGCGATCCCCGCGTCGTCGAGGGCGCACGCAACGTCGGCGAGATCAGCGTCGACGAACTGCGGTCGCTGTCCTTCCGGGGCGCCGAGGTCGTCGCCCCGTCGGCGCTGTCGTACAAGGACGCCGCGCTCGGGGTCCGGGTCGTCCACTACCAGCACGGCGACCTGCTGACCGGCGGCACCTCCATCGAGGGCGAGTTCCAGAACCTCATCGACCTGCAGGAAAACCCCGTCGCCTGCGTCACCGTCGCCGGGCGGGCCATCCGGAACAGTCCCGGCATCCTCGCGGAACTGTCCGGTGCTATCGCCCAGGAGGACATCAACATCGAGGCCAACTCCTCGGGGATGGACTCCCTGACGTTCTACGTCGACGCCGACGACGCCGACGACGCCGAGGCGCTGCTCCACGACAAGGTCGTCGACGACGAGACGCTCTCGTCGGTCACCGTCGAGGACGGCATCGCCGTCATCCGCGTCACCGGCGGCGACCCGAGTCAGCCCGACCTGGCTCGCCGGGTCGTCGATCCGGTCTCGAACGCGCACATCCACCTCTACGACGTGATCACGTCGGCGACATCGGTCTCGGTGTTCGTCCCCTGGGACGACCGCGAGCAGGCGCTCGAACTCATCCAAGAGGTCTTCTAG
- a CDS encoding NAD-dependent epimerase/dehydratase family protein, whose amino-acid sequence MRYFLTGGTGFVGGHVATHLLDAGHEVVALARQPSKATALDAAGAEVVEGDILDPETMREPMAGVDGVFHVAGWYDIGADDPTLGDRINVEGTRNVLELMADLDVPKGVYTSTLAVNSDTGGQVVDESYRFAGRHLTAYDRTKWEAHYEVAEPMVEDGLPLVTVMPGLVYGPGDTSVFGDALRDYLRGALPVIPRGVAYSPGHVEDIARAHVLAMEAGTPGESYNVCGEPATLVDLFDIVADVSGRDPPRAVSPALFRALAPVAGLLERVVTLPKEYRAESLRVLGGVTYLGDNSKATAELGLDHRPLRTGVAATVEHELARLADGA is encoded by the coding sequence ATGCGATACTTCCTCACCGGGGGAACGGGATTCGTCGGCGGCCACGTCGCGACACACCTGCTCGACGCCGGGCACGAGGTGGTCGCGCTCGCGCGCCAGCCCTCGAAGGCAACAGCCCTCGACGCCGCCGGCGCCGAGGTCGTCGAGGGCGACATCCTCGACCCGGAGACGATGCGGGAGCCGATGGCCGGCGTCGACGGCGTCTTCCACGTCGCCGGCTGGTACGACATCGGGGCCGACGACCCGACCCTTGGCGACCGCATCAACGTCGAGGGGACCCGCAACGTCCTGGAACTGATGGCCGACCTGGACGTTCCGAAGGGCGTCTACACGAGCACGCTCGCGGTCAACTCCGACACCGGCGGACAGGTCGTCGACGAGAGCTACCGCTTCGCGGGCCGGCACCTGACCGCCTACGACCGGACGAAGTGGGAGGCCCACTACGAGGTCGCCGAGCCGATGGTCGAAGACGGTCTCCCCCTGGTGACGGTCATGCCCGGACTCGTCTACGGCCCCGGCGACACCAGCGTCTTCGGCGACGCCCTTCGTGACTATCTCCGCGGTGCGCTCCCGGTAATCCCCCGCGGGGTAGCGTACTCGCCGGGCCACGTTGAGGACATCGCCCGGGCGCACGTCCTGGCGATGGAGGCGGGGACGCCCGGCGAGTCGTACAACGTCTGTGGCGAGCCGGCGACGCTGGTCGACCTGTTCGACATCGTGGCCGACGTGAGCGGCCGGGACCCGCCGCGGGCCGTCTCACCGGCGCTGTTCCGCGCGCTCGCACCGGTCGCCGGCCTGCTGGAACGTGTCGTGACGCTGCCAAAAGAGTACCGTGCCGAGAGCCTGCGCGTCCTCGGCGGCGTCACGTATCTCGGTGACAACAGCAAGGCGACCGCGGAACTCGGACTGGACCACCGGCCCCTCCGGACCGGGGTCGCGGCGACCGTCGAGCACGAACTGGCACGGCTTGCCGACGGGGCGTAG
- a CDS encoding lactate utilization protein, giving the protein MSQNKDGYAEQVSYDESLDDHPTDEELDDAVANLEARGFDVVVVDDADAALAELQAEIPAGASVMDGHSTTLEQIGFMDHLMEGDHDWENRHAEVYGIEDDAERLRARREAQASDYFVGSVNAIAQSGELVAADASGSRIGAYPFAAENLLLVAGVNKVVDDLDAALDRLEEVAYPLEDARAQEAYGQGSVIAKQLIYRHETEEDRTTLVLVRDSLGY; this is encoded by the coding sequence GTGTCCCAGAACAAGGACGGCTACGCCGAGCAGGTATCCTACGACGAATCGCTGGACGACCACCCGACAGACGAGGAACTGGACGACGCAGTCGCGAACCTCGAAGCCCGCGGCTTCGATGTCGTCGTCGTCGATGACGCCGACGCGGCGCTTGCGGAACTGCAGGCCGAGATCCCCGCCGGCGCGTCGGTGATGGACGGCCACTCGACGACGCTGGAACAGATCGGGTTCATGGACCACCTCATGGAGGGCGACCACGACTGGGAGAACCGCCACGCCGAAGTGTACGGCATCGAGGACGACGCCGAACGCCTGCGCGCCCGCCGGGAGGCCCAGGCCAGCGACTACTTCGTCGGCAGCGTCAACGCCATCGCCCAGTCCGGCGAACTCGTCGCCGCCGACGCCTCCGGCAGTCGGATCGGGGCGTACCCCTTCGCGGCCGAGAACCTCCTGCTCGTCGCCGGGGTCAACAAGGTCGTCGACGACCTCGACGCGGCGCTCGATCGCCTGGAGGAGGTCGCCTATCCGCTGGAAGACGCCCGCGCACAGGAGGCCTACGGCCAGGGGAGCGTCATCGCCAAGCAACTGATCTACCGCCACGAGACCGAGGAAGACCGGACGACCCTCGTGCTGGTCCGCGACTCGCTGGGCTACTGA
- a CDS encoding IMP cyclohydrolase, translating to MYVGRFVVVGPECGAYRVSSRSFPNRQAVERGGTVTVEPTPDAPETDNPYISYNGVRVTDRGAVVGNGSHVDPIAEKLELGYPARDALAEPLLSLDFEKDDYDTPRIAGIVGVDADDPTTAADGPGAVIGTVRRDALLVEKVTEPTLVATYEEDSPTSFDLAATDAGSAAREVYDHEFEHAVCAAGVAGTAGAFDVAVYNGE from the coding sequence ATGTACGTCGGACGCTTCGTCGTCGTCGGCCCCGAGTGTGGCGCCTACCGCGTCTCCTCGCGGTCGTTCCCGAACCGGCAGGCAGTCGAGCGCGGTGGCACCGTCACCGTCGAACCGACACCGGACGCCCCGGAGACGGACAACCCCTACATCTCCTACAACGGCGTGCGGGTCACCGACCGGGGCGCGGTCGTCGGCAACGGCTCCCACGTCGATCCCATCGCGGAGAAACTCGAACTGGGCTACCCGGCCCGGGACGCCCTGGCCGAACCGCTGCTTTCGCTCGACTTCGAGAAGGACGACTACGACACGCCCCGGATCGCGGGGATCGTCGGCGTCGACGCCGACGACCCGACGACGGCGGCCGACGGGCCGGGCGCGGTGATCGGCACCGTCCGCCGGGACGCGCTGCTCGTCGAGAAAGTGACCGAGCCGACGCTCGTGGCCACCTACGAGGAAGACAGCCCCACGTCGTTCGATCTGGCGGCGACCGACGCCGGGAGCGCGGCCCGCGAGGTGTACGACCACGAGTTCGAACACGCCGTCTGTGCGGCGGGCGTGGCCGGCACGGCCGGCGCCTTCGACGTGGCAGTGTACAACGGCGAGTAG